GGAATTGAAAGCGGTTGGTGCAAGCATTGGAATAGGACCAAATGGCCTGCGCTCTCTTTACAAGCTCGGCGTCAACCCGGCGCTGATTGAAGAGGTCGCTTCTCGACAGCCTAGTGGTCGACCTTTTGTCTACCTCCACTGGTTAACAGGCGAGGTGCTTAAAGAAACCGCCCACCATGCAGTTAAAGATCCTCGCGATGCCATGGCTCGCTTCCATCGAGCAGACCTTCAGAAACTTTTGCTAGAGAGTTTACCCGAGAAAGTGACAATGAAGCTCAGCAAGAGAGTGAAGTCAGTGCGGGTCCAGTCACCGCAAGATGGCGGAGGCGTTCTGCTTGCTTTCGAAGACGAAACTACCTTCGAAGCAGACCTCTTGGTGGGCGCAGACGGCATTCACTCGGTGGTCAGGAAAGCTTTTGCTCCAAATCACAGTCTCCGATGGACGGGAGACATTCTCTTTAGGTCTACCTTTGATAGATCTTTGGTGGAAAAGATCGAAGATCTACCCGCTGACGCTGTGTTCCACTGTGGACCAAATGAGAACTTCCTCTTCACATCCCGATTAGGTACGTCAGGCGCTGTCTGCAAACCAAGGGGGGAGCATAAGCTTGCCCGGAAAATGAAAGCCAACGGGCCGCAAGGGAAAACCCAGTACACTGTCGTCGGTCAAACGCAGTCTGATCCCGATGATCCAGAAAATCCATCTCGAACAGCACAGTGGAATACGGAAGGGGACGTGACTACATTGAGAGACTTATACAAGGTATCTAGAAATCCCTACAATATCCATTTCCACGTTTTAGCATGACTGAAACATCTAGGGCTGGCATCCAACCGTGGAAAAAATCCTAAAAGCGACACCAACCACGCGACTCTATCCAAACCACCTGGGCATACCTCTGAAATCAATGGTCTCCGAAACCTGTGTTGCTTTAATTGGCGATGCCGGACATACCCACGGTGGCGCGTTCGCGTCCGGGGGCTCCCAGGCAATGAACGATACCCACGCTCTTGCGTTGGCCTTGGCTCATATCTGGCCAACCGAAAAGAACGCAAAGCCAGACCGTCCTCAAGTGGCGAGGGCATTGGCTCTATTTGATGGAACCCGGCGCCCTCATGTCAACAAGCTCATTGATCTAGTGCAGATTGGGTTGGCCGCTCGGCAGGCGAAATTGAGAGATGTGCGGAAGGTGGAAGAGACTGATAAAGAGCGAAGGGAGAGAATATCGGGGCTGTCTGATATTGCATGGCTTGCGGAGCACGATGTTGAAGCTGCATTCCGAGACTTCGCGCAGACCGAATTTGCGaagctttaacatccaaaCCCTGCTACATAGGTTCTCTAGCGTTCTGTTGCTAGATTCATGTCAAGCTTTCTTCGGTTAATATGAGAATTCTTCAATAATTCTTTAGGCCCATGGCTTAAGGATTTCGCTCGTTGCCCACAGTGGCTAGGGCAGTCATTTTAGCCATGCAGGACGCTCTATTTCTCTCAGGTGTGGATTTATTCTTTCACCCGGGCATCATGTTGCTGTAGAACTTGTcatttcccttttctttctcaGGATAGAGATATGAAATTCGCGAGTAAGATGTGGAACTTGGTCAACTGGAGTAATTGATACCATACATTTCAATGGCAGATGATCACAGGAAGACATTTATTCAAGCCCAAGGCCATAGTTGAGCATTTAGCTGTCAGCTATACTGAAGATGAATGCAGGTCTTCTCAACTCGATGCCTTTGTTGTATGATCCAAAGCACGATGCTTAGCTAGGAGGGATGCCCAATACTGCTGCCTCGCCAATAAGATTTCTACATCGCTCTGAACCCAATTTTCCTCAAATTCCGGCAGGAGATGTTCCGTAGGCTTTCCTGCTGGGTGACCTGCGAATTCTCGCAGCCAGCCATAGTAGTCCACAGAATCCGGCTTTGTTCCGTGGAACAGCTCGGTAGAACCCTTGTACTGTAGTCTCCGTTCCTCCCATTCCTCTTGTTCTGCTTTGCGAGGCAATTCTTTAGAACGCCCAGCTAGGAAACGACTAACCGCCACAGCCTGATACTCGTAGATGCGGAAGCTGATTGCTGCTCGGACCTGCACGGAATCAGCATAACTGTCCTAACTGTTTGGAATCCTGTGAACTCCTATGGAATTGTCGGGATAAACTCACCTGACCGATTACAGCAAGGGAGGGATCACCGATTTGGAAAAGGTGCTGATAGAATCCGGCCAGTCTGTTCTGAGGAGCAACAGCCTCGAAAGGCAAAAACGGATACGATATCTTGTATCCTGTAGCGAAAATAACCTTGTCGACGCCCGTGATGCTTGTCCCATCCTGGAACTCTACCGTACCGCCAGAAGCACCGGATATGCGCGAGATTGTCGTTTTACTGATCACGTTGGGAAGACACCATGCATCTTCGAGGAAGCCCACATCGCTGCGTCGGGAGACGTACAGCGGGCCCTTGACGATTTCGTGGAGGTCCTCAACAAGGTCTGCAGCGGATATGCCGCCGCCCACAATGACAATTTTCTAAAATCCATCAAAGACAAGATCAGCATCCAGTGACTGAGATGCTGTTCGTATCATTCATCCCAGCTTCAGACGGACCTTATTGACATATGTGAGTTTTGGGACCTCCAGGATTTGGAATGCTCAAACTTATCCGGAAACTCCGTGGAGGTCTCGACTAGACCTTCGATATCAGGAATGTTAGGGACCGTGAAATGTCCCGAGGCTACCACCAATGCATCAAATCGCTCTTCCCACCAGTAATCCTTCGGTGGATTTGATGTGCCGTGTTCGACGTTTCGGCGTCGTAGCGTGAGCTTCCATTGACCGTCATCAGTTTTCTCGGCCTTTTCAACAGTGGTCTCAACAACGAGTAAATGTAGAAAAGGAATAAACAGATCCTGCAGATAGTGTAAAGCAAGATGACGCGGTCGAGATGGATTGTCTCGACCGAATTTCCGTATAGAGGCTACCGAATTGCCATTTGGCAGCGGCGTGTGCGTGAAGGCCAGTGTGCGGGCCCCGGCATTAGTGTCAAGGGTCTCATAGGCCGCTCCCCGGAGGCCCTGAGGCTCTGGGGTCGCCGGCATGAGACAAGGAGTTCTGGCTGCAAGTTGACTAGGAATCTTCGGGACCTCGCTTTGAGTGTTCACTTGAAAACTGTCTGGTTCTGGCTCATAAGCCCTACAACAACGAGTCCGTATTAGTTGAAAGTTCATCAAAAATGACCACGTACTAACCATAAACCGCCAGCCGTACTCTTTCGCTCAAAAACACGGATATAATCAAATGATCCTTCTCGTTCAAGCGCCCTCACAGCTGCCAGTCCGGAGGGCCCTGCTCCTATAACAGCAACGCGCCGATACGGAGAAGCCATATGTGTGGGACGGTGAATTATGTGCGTTGCAGCAAAACCATTTATTATGGAGCCTGTGGAAAACCCCTATCGTGATGGTTCAAAGTGCCCTATCGGCGGGGACAGACGGGGACAGCACGGGGAAACTACGGGACAGACACGACATGTCAAGAAAAAGCCATTCTCTAATAGAACACCGTAGGTATACCGATAGTGGTTAAGCCTCTGTGCCTGTAGTTCTCTAAAAATAACCAATCGCCCGGAAATGCTCCATAATGTCGCATGTCACTAACTACTTCCAGTGATCGACCCAACATAAACGTTGAAGTTGTAATGAACACAATTATCCTGAACAGCCAAACCTCCCTGGCCACTCAAAATCGTCTGTCCATTGCGAGTCACCTTGAAAGACTGGGCCCCAACCCCCATCGTCACATTCGAAGTAACAATCCCCGCCGGAACATCAATGCTAACCGGAGCATTGTTCCCACTCTGCACAGTCAAGGTAGCTGAGCTTGTTAACATAGTCGCGACGAAGATACTATCACTGAGCATATCAGTACCCATTGGTGCTGACAGGTTATCTCCCGTGCACACGACGCCCTTGGGTGTAGGTCGGTACCAGTACACAACTTCGTCTGCTTCCACGGTAGGTGTTTTTGCGCCGGATTTGTAGGCTGCGATATAGGGCTTGAATAGGTTACGCCAACCGCCGTGGGGCATGTCCGCTGCCCACTGAGAAGAGCCGTCGTCGCTGTGGTGGGTTGAGTAAGGGCCGATGTAGTGGGATTCGCCGTAGTCTATATGACTGCCGTTAGGAGAGAGACGTTTCCGGAGATGGTTCTCGGGGCTATAAGATCAATGTTACCATTCCATGAAACAATCTCAATCAGATCCGGCTGAAGGGAAAGCATTTGTTCCCAACGTAATGTTGGCAGATTCTCGCAAACGAAAACCCAGTTCTTGGTGTTGAAGTGCGTGGAGAACCAAGGTGAGACGGCTATTGTTGAGTTAGTCGACTCTTCCGTCAGGGATCAAAATTGGATTCAAGAGCTGCTCACGAGCCATATAAGTTTTTCCCGCGAGATAATGAACAAATCTATCATCCCAGACCGTAGTCATCGGTCCTGGGATGATGCTATTTCCCCCATCGGTAGGCCACGCCAACCACGAGAACGCACCATCCGCACTCTTCGCAGGACCGGTCGTAGCCTCGGCTGGATCTTGGAGGTTGGGCAATGCGTAAAGAGGGTGGGATGTGCCTTGCTTCACTGCTTCCCAATTGAAACTGTCTCCGACAAATGAACTTACTACTGCACCTCCCTTGTACTGCATCTGTGCCGGGTGGCCTGCATATTGATTCATGTACTCTGTGATCTTTGTTGTGTCCCCGTTGGTCCAGTACGCAAAATCAAAGGAGATGAACACTTTGAAGTTGACCTGCTGGGCGGCTTCGTAGGCTAGGGCTAGCTGGGTTGGGGTGTAGCTGTCTACGCTGGCGCAGTTCAGTGCGAATGCGTCAATGCCGATGGATTGGGCTGTCGTCATGTCTTCTTTCCAGTCTGATAGCTGGTAGTCTTTCACTATTCCAACCTAAATATGTGGATGACTTGTCAATGATAGAGGATGGAACGTTTTCGGGTACTAGCATGCTAACCATGAAGTGGGCAAAGACATGTTTGTCTTGTGATTGACTAGCCAACTCCAAATCGAGAGTAGGGGCAGCTAAGGCTGGGAAGATATGGGCCAATGGGGCCACAGCACTAAAGAAAGATTTCCAAATCATGTTGGCTTCAGTGTTGAACTTGTGAATTGGTGATGGTGGATTTCCGAGATCTCTTCACAGATTATATAGTTCCCCGTCCAGGATATAATATCGGTTGAAACGTTACAGAATGCACTAGGCCCTACACATATAATGCGAGACAAGTGAAATACCAATATCAACCTGGGACAATAACTTCAACGGCGAGTATAAAACTTGGCTCCTTCTTTCCGCATAAAATTGTAACACCCGACATACCATCACGCCCACGTGAGATTATGTAGCATCCGTGGAATTTTCGTGTGCCTCCATATTTCATCTTTGCCGTTTACCTCTGCGGCATATTGAATCGCTGAGGTGCCCAGGGCCCGTCGATCACGCGCAAGCCAAGGACTCAATCGGATGTTGAAATGCTACAGTAGGGGCTGAATATCACAGGCGCTATTCTCAACTTAGGATCTATATGCCAGCTGATCAAGGTAATGAAACTGCCGGACACAACTCGAATCGAGGTTGAACACCGATATAGTTGTCCACGGTACTTCCGATGGATGACGGACCCCCTTACCATAGGCTTTTTGCTCGTGGCCCATACGCATGATTCAATTTTGAAATGCCGAAACAAATTATCACGGGGGAAACCGTCTTTCGCCAAGTGCGATTCAATTCGCAATATGTTCAGAACATGACAAACGCGCCTCGTCACCGTGCTTCGTCGTCGGGGTAACATTTCGGTTCATTGGCACTATAAAGCGGTGCCTATCAGGCTCTTTCGATAATTAGGCCACCTATGGGCTGGAAGATTCTCCAACTTGGAGAGAATGAAGGTCCTATAGCGTCTGACAGAGGGGGCCTGATGAGATTATGTTGGATTTCTCTGACAGACAGCAAAGCCTAGGAACCAGAAATGATAGTGGAAGATCTCTCAGAGGAGGCGGAAACTAGGGAAGTAATGAAACAATATATGGAAAGTTAGATCTGAGACATGGGTAGATACATCAACAGGTGTCGTAGATTGTGGCAGTCTACAGAGATTCATTGTTCAAAGGAGATTACATTCCCCGGAGATTGCATTCCATGGTGACCTACAGATCCAGGCTAAGTCTGGGTACGCAGCCCTAATTGATTTTGGGCTGGTTGCACTGGACCCATTGGCATAGGTAGCCCTTGCATGATGCACGACTCGACTCCTTCTCCGTCTCAACATTCTCGGAGTTTTGCTATGAGTAGTCGTTTTGTATATATGTTCGAGAATTACACACAGGAAAGCATACAGGGTGCATTGGAATCCGAAGACTATAGCCTCCATTGTAGCAGCAACATGGTCGATACCGCACAACGTAACAATATTGGGCCTTTCGATTATAATTCGTGGCACGGAAACACCACCCCCCCTAAATAGAACGCCGTGGATATAAAGACCGAAATAGAATAACCACCAAGTCAAGTCAACAACTCCAGAAACTTTGCACGATCAACAAATCCCCTAGCTGCAGCTTCAAACACCTTCTGCGCTTCACTCGGACTAGCCACCAGACCAGCCATCTCAGGTTCGATTGGGATCTCTTGTGAGTCGTGACCAGGACGAGTAAAGTAGTACTTGCCCCGATGATAAGACCATTTTCTGAGATAGATTTGAAGGTCATTCGAGGCGAGGTTGTTAGCCGTGCTGAGTAGTTTGGTCTTCCTGCTATCGGATGGAGGTGGCACCGCAGGGAATGTGATATGAGCACTGCTCGAAGACAAGTCTGCGTCTGGATCTATGCTTTGTAGACTTGTGCTCACGGCTTTTGTGAAATCGCGGATCCACTTGATGTGCGTAAGAATACCCTGCCCTGCGCCGGCGGTTCGATCGATGTAATCTACCACTGGCAGGGCCGAAGAGATCATATCAAGGATCGCCGCAAGCATGAGGATAGTTACAGGGCTTTGCAGACTATGGCGACGGAGGGCGACAACAGTCACTGCTTGACAGGAGGCTCGGCACACTACATCAAGGATATCGATGACAGACGATACACAGGCTGTATCCAGAGTGTCTGTGTAACACAGAAGGTTCTTAAACTCCAGTGTGATGGTTTGGATAATGGGACGGCTGAGGATCCAGGCGGCGCGGTTGGAAAGCGTCGCTTCGAGATACACTGGAAACACGGATTGCAAGAGGACGGCCCGGAGAGTGGGTTTTTCGTGGTCCCCAGCTTCGTAGGTATTCTTCATCGATGTGTGCAGTTGATCAACCAGGTAGCTCTGTTGGCCGTCAATGGCAGCACGCTCGGAAATGCTCTGGACGAACCCGGTCAACGTCTGGATCTCTTTGCTGGAAGATAACTTCGACTCGTAGCGTTTAAGCTTCGCAACAATGTACCGTGGGTCAGTAGACGGAAGAGGGAACGAAGCAGGGTCTGTGAAGAAGGGGTCGATGGGTTGGATGTCGCTGGTATGTTGCTGAAGGAAACCGATCACAAGTTGCACAAACATCACGTACTCTCCTTGGGCAGCCTGCGCTGTTCCATTACCTAGCTCTTGGTAGTTGTCTTTCATGGATGTCATCACCCGCCGAAGGATTTCGGAGTAATCTTGTTTTGTCACAGGAAAGTTCCGATCGCCAGAAAGTTCCATGCTCAGGAGCTGCTCACGCATGTTAGACGACAAGCTCGAGAGGAGAGATTGTCGCCGAGAGCCAATTTCTTCCAATGTGATTAAATACCTGCCGATCTTCTTATCCTTGTAAAATGGAAGATTCGCAAGCAATGGATCTGTGGGACTTCCGTTCAAAAGCGCCTCCGTGAGACGGTGTTGAAATTTCAACATCGAGGAGCGCTCGACTAGCGAGGATATCCACATACTCATAACTTGGATTCTGCAATCAGAGACAATCTGCGCATTTTTTTCAATACAAGCCGCGAGGAATAGCGGTGCGAACTTTCTTGTCTGAACCGTCTGTCGAAGGCGCGTCCAGGAATCGTCGCCAAACTCGCTCAGGTAATTGTCCCAATTTCGGAGGCCATGGCGAATGAGAACTTGGGCAATTGACGTCCAGCATTCTACAACATTGAGAAGAATCGCGTCTTCGGGGCAATGGTCCTCGCCAAAGCAATTCGAAACGAGACGAGAGACAATTGGATGGAAAGCCTGCTGTACATATTCAATGCCCTCGCTAAGGGAACTCTGCTGGTCCCAAACGGCCTGAATGGCATCCCAGTCACCGAACTCCTGGCTGTCGTCATCGGTATTTACCACTACGGGAGTATCTGATGTGGTTGCAGCTGGGGCGTCTTTCTGGATGTATGCTACCAGAACCTGCAGAGCCTCAGATACAACAACGTTCACACGCGGGAGCTTGGGGTTGAAAAGTGTAAGGATAGACTCGAAAGGCGTCCTCAGAACAAGCCTGTGTGCATGCTCCAGTTTCGGAGCGAGCTGGACGGCAATTCGCATCCCGCTAAGCGCGTTGCTCAACAAAGTCTCAATCTGCCGCTGGTTCTGGGAGATTGTGCGTTCAACAAGCTGTTGAGAAACCCGATTGTCGCCTGTGTTTTGAGCCTCAATCTCTTTACGAGCATACGAATGCTGTTGCTGCAGCTCCGTAACAAAATAACCATACCAGTCTCCAAACGGATCGAGTCCCGAAACTTCTTCATCTGTAGAAAGCTTAAATCGAACGAGCCTTGACCATGAGCGCAAATTGATGCTGCACGCTTCACGGTGTGAAGTGGCAGGATGAACTAGATTGCGTATTGTCTCCAGTCGAGGGCGGCACCCATCAGGGACAGCCCAGTACAGGGTGCTGAGAAGATCGTGGTGATTTCTTAGTGCGTCGAGGTCTTCGTGCTGCAAGGGCTGCTCTTTCGGGTATACACGGCCGTGGTTGGGTAGAAGACGCCAGGCAAAGTTTCGAATCTTTTTCGTGTCATATCTCTTTGCCAAGAAGCGAAGACCACTTGCTACGATCTTGAGAAATGTGTGGAAGCACGGTTCCCCCACTCGGGCATCCAGAGAGGGATTACTATCAAGTTCGTCAAGAAATGAAGGTGATCCACGAGCTTCCTCGAGTTTCAGGTTGTGGAGGGTGTTCTTGGCGAAGAAGTCGAATAGCGTGTCCAGGATAGGTTTGCATTCTCTCCACCCCCAGGAATTGATGAGCCGATGGCATCTGAGGAACAAGGTTCGACAGTAGGTATTGTATGAGAAGGGTTGCGCCTTGGAGTTGGACTCAAACTGGTCCAGAGCTGGGGCGAGAAGCCGTTTAGCCAATTTCCAATTGTCATTGGCAGCTGTCAACTGATAACCAGGGCGTGCAATTCCAAGCATGTCTATTTCGTTGAGGGGCAAGACTGTAAATAACCCACGCCATCCAGCCTCTAGGTTGCCCACATCCATTTCATTGCGAATGATACGATTGTTGAAAGTCTCAAGCTGAAGATCTTCAAAGTAGCCCTTATGGATGTCTGAGCTGCGTAAAAGATGTTTGGTAACGACGTAAGCCTCCGCTGATGGGAACTCATCACGAATCCCCGAATCGCGGCGTCCAGGCTCGTTGTTTTCCTTGAAGAACAGTTCAAACTCAGAAGAGCCAACTTTAGACGTGATCAAGCCTACAACGTCTTTTGCAGATGTTTTGACAAGATCCAAAGCTTCAGCCGCAAGGGCAGGGCTGACAAGCCGATGAGAAGCAACTTGATAGATCTGGTTGGAGAAAATCATGTTGAAGCAAGCAATTTTGACGAGCCCGCTCTTGTTGTATTCGTCGCTGGTTAGAAAGGCAGCCAACGGGTCTTTCACCTGGGAGACCAGCCCCATTGCTCTAGTGACAAACCCTGTACGGTCAACTGGGTCGATGAAAACCAGGTTCCCAGTAGTAAATTTAATCAATAACCTGTATAACCTCGATGCCACACCTAGAGCTGCTGTAATACCGGTCTCTGGGGAGGTAACAGCACTTCGCTCAACGTTGTCGGTAATCATATCAAAAACATGCCCCATCTCCGATGATACTCTATCGTTCCAGCGACTCCATTGGAATGTTTCGTCTCTGAGCTGGATGGAGAATAAAGCGGCATCACCATCGAAGTCCCGCTCTGCGATTCGCAATGAACGAGAGAATTCCCCACTTCCTATGAAGGTACTTTCATGGAAGAAAGTGTTGTCACGTAGGGATGGGATTCCAAAATCGACCGGATAGAAGCGTTGCCAGTTGAAAAGCCCGCCAACACCGAAAGATGAAGGACGTGCAGGTACGGCCCCCGTTACAGTAGGAGATTCGGAGTCATCGGAGAGTATGGTAGCAGGATCTGGATTCTGACGGAATTCGTCGGCATCCAGATTTAGTCGGTTGGGGGGGTGCTTCTTCAACCGCCGTCGAGATACAGGGGCTTTGGGAGTTGGCACATGAGTTCGTACTTCAGCTGAGGCGGCAGCAGTGACAGAAGCATTCATGGGCGAGGTATTTCCTCCAGTGCTCCATGATCCACCGTCGGATACATATCGATCTAAGGTCAAGCTGGGCTTGTAAGGTTGTGATGTGCGTTGGTTTTTATAGTGTCGATTAAGGAGGGA
Above is a window of Penicillium digitatum chromosome 2, complete sequence DNA encoding:
- a CDS encoding Methyl methanesulfonate-sensitivity protein 22, with the protein product MQMESWRQRGYVPDSDEEDGFDSLDSKKGNVGNSPTVENLEYIDTPSSSPKEGTSSVAKEQQEHVRAENGSITLSDTEEMAYRNTNRPSPHFTITAHDETTPKQRRGRKTYGPRSSATKATNRRSSETCNTSASAKNSNSIYDFPTSSQEHERSLSKRSSCESTPKPLKTTQPSQSHVIAEPHTSKATTKDETSSTRSSSPDELTLISQPPQKKKPVVQHVQPKEPPQLPPQSSLQEEASDDDSPLSSVPSSFGSPPANDSTELHLDGMMEVEPERPAGGDADLRQAVLVELDAIPDDVLPRLDIPEEVLRELPHAAQRTFRKRNAIQLQPYYLEQVKFAQQLQARGVKPFGRPAQQRQQVTDESQGQDSYDPDALPSSPPLEEYLPPIRYERNRGPQYAAQGQGRKESEHSRSLQAHVAKRQKTSHSGTPKARRNLHKPSKPRGIRDRITDTEKQVGNSIYELSSSPPHAGRLSSTSRTPRASEGGFRFPRGWSPPGEFSKTGAQGTKEASRVQSTGVCRDVDTEVQSISSNSQSDPEETGSDAEEREIRRFQRMIRGALPASHARLDQRKIADRQKVSQLDRHVSSQRPDGKGVARKLIRKSDRSREPAMQQSRGLFDLGDSDSDDEEKRNDATGNVSMTSDSSQSLTGTLNLQESFALEGGDISEDNRIDYMIGPVPRNSKGSRHKPNSLKRPKSKIGSFNGERQRKRPRQTRMTDASYGTRRTKKHSTILRPRIGILDAPDVATKPRTEQSRLLRVAARRPRSRKDGGRQSPTHKFVKLASREDTIDANESLRDWQRGVIRQAKIYPPRSRAPQHRHWSTNLSMLSARAKSNSNIGRIPNNIHDAEVDADFSNTNTVELEHAQMAPKSSAISVPPNQAPMAESFSRQKTDQHARTWVIPRNVAITSLKRNTIRPAATSLAGPGRSQKMVPAMFNQSLSLLNRHYKNQRTSQPYKPSLTLDRYVSDGGSWSTGGNTSPMNASVTAAASAEVRTHVPTPKAPVSRRRLKKHPPNRLNLDADEFRQNPDPATILSDDSESPTVTGAVPARPSSFGVGGLFNWQRFYPVDFGIPSLRDNTFFHESTFIGSGEFSRSLRIAERDFDGDAALFSIQLRDETFQWSRWNDRVSSEMGHVFDMITDNVERSAVTSPETGITAALGVASRLYRLLIKFTTGNLVFIDPVDRTGFVTRAMGLVSQVKDPLAAFLTSDEYNKSGLVKIACFNMIFSNQIYQVASHRLVSPALAAEALDLVKTSAKDVVGLITSKVGSSEFELFFKENNEPGRRDSGIRDEFPSAEAYVVTKHLLRSSDIHKGYFEDLQLETFNNRIIRNEMDVGNLEAGWRGLFTVLPLNEIDMLGIARPGYQLTAANDNWKLAKRLLAPALDQFESNSKAQPFSYNTYCRTLFLRCHRLINSWGWRECKPILDTLFDFFAKNTLHNLKLEEARGSPSFLDELDSNPSLDARVGEPCFHTFLKIVASGLRFLAKRYDTKKIRNFAWRLLPNHGRVYPKEQPLQHEDLDALRNHHDLLSTLYWAVPDGCRPRLETIRNLVHPATSHREACSINLRSWSRLVRFKLSTDEEVSGLDPFGDWYGYFVTELQQQHSYARKEIEAQNTGDNRVSQQLVERTISQNQRQIETLLSNALSGMRIAVQLAPKLEHAHRLVLRTPFESILTLFNPKLPRVNVVVSEALQVLVAYIQKDAPAATTSDTPVVVNTDDDSQEFGDWDAIQAVWDQQSSLSEGIEYVQQAFHPIVSRLVSNCFGEDHCPEDAILLNVVECWTSIAQVLIRHGLRNWDNYLSEFGDDSWTRLRQTVQTRKFAPLFLAACIEKNAQIVSDCRIQVMSMWISSLVERSSMLKFQHRLTEALLNGSPTDPLLANLPFYKDKKIGRYLITLEEIGSRRQSLLSSLSSNMREQLLSMELSGDRNFPVTKQDYSEILRRVMTSMKDNYQELGNGTAQAAQGEYVMFVQLVIGFLQQHTSDIQPIDPFFTDPASFPLPSTDPRYIVAKLKRYESKLSSSKEIQTLTGFVQSISERAAIDGQQSYLVDQLHTSMKNTYEAGDHEKPTLRAVLLQSVFPVYLEATLSNRAAWILSRPIIQTITLEFKNLLCYTDTLDTACVSSVIDILDVVCRASCQAVTVVALRRHSLQSPVTILMLAAILDMISSALPVVDYIDRTAGAGQGILTHIKWIRDFTKAVSTSLQSIDPDADLSSSSAHITFPAVPPPSDSRKTKLLSTANNLASNDLQIYLRKWSYHRGKYYFTRPGHDSQEIPIEPEMAGLVASPSEAQKVFEAAARGFVDRAKFLELLT
- a CDS encoding Glycoside hydrolase, family 71, giving the protein MIWKSFFSAVAPLAHIFPALAAPTLDLELASQSQDKHVFAHFMVGIVKDYQLSDWKEDMTTAQSIGIDAFALNCASVDSYTPTQLALAYEAAQQVNFKVFISFDFAYWTNGDTTKITEYMNQYAGHPAQMQYKGGAVVSSFVGDSFNWEAVKQGTSHPLYALPNLQDPAEATTGPAKSADGAFSWLAWPTDGGNSIIPGPMTTVWDDRFVHYLAGKTYMAPVSPWFSTHFNTKNWVFVCENLPTLRWEQMLSLQPDLIEIVSWNDYGESHYIGPYSTHHSDDGSSQWAADMPHGGWRNLFKPYIAAYKSGAKTPTVEADEVVYWYRPTPKGVVCTGDNLSAPMGTDMLSDSIFVATMLTSSATLTVQSGNNAPVSIDVPAGIVTSNVTMGVGAQSFKVTRNGQTILSGQGGLAVQDNCVHYNFNVYVGSITGSRPSGLAAVRALEREGSFDYIRVFERKSTAGGLWAYEPEPDSFQVNTQSEVPKIPSQLAARTPCLMPATPEPQGLRGAAYETLDTNAGARTLAFTHTPLPNGNSVASIRKFGRDNPSRPRHLALHYLQDLFIPFLHLLVVETTVEKAEKTDDGQWKLTLRRRNVEHGTSNPPKDYWWEERFDALVKIVIVGGGISAADLVEDLHEIVKGPLYVSRRSDVGFLEDAWCLPNVISKTTISRISGASGGTVEFQDGTSITGVDKVIFATGYKISYPFLPFEAVAPQNRLAGFYQHLFQIGDPSLAVIGQVRAAISFRIYEYQAVAVSRFLAGRSKELPRKAEQEEWEERRLQYKGSTELFHGTKPDSVDYYGWLREFAGHPAGKPTEHLLPEFEENWVQSDVEILLARQQYWASLLAKHRALDHTTKASS
- a CDS encoding Monooxygenase, FAD-binding, giving the protein MAKRHESTQDDLKIAIAGAGYGGLTAAIAFARLLPLNVSLTIFEQATELKAVGASIGIGPNGLRSLYKLGVNPALIEEVASRQPSGRPFVYLHWLTGEVLKETAHHAVKDPRDAMARFHRADLQKLLLESLPEKVTMKLSKRVKSVRVQSPQDGGGVLLAFEDETTFEADLLVGADGIHSVVRKAFAPNHSLRWTGDILFRSTFDRSLVEKIEDLPADAVFHCGPNENFLFTSRLGTSGAVCKPRGEHKLARKMKANGPQGKTQYTVVGQTQSDPDDPENPSRTAQWNTEGDVTTLRDLYKGWHPTVEKILKATPTTRLYPNHLGIPLKSMVSETCVALIGDAGHTHGGAFASGGSQAMNDTHALALALAHIWPTEKNAKPDRPQVARALALFDGTRRPHVNKLIDLVQIGLAARQAKLRDVRKVEETDKERRERISGLSDIAWLAEHDVEAAFRDFAQTEFAKL